In Thunnus maccoyii chromosome 11, fThuMac1.1, whole genome shotgun sequence, one genomic interval encodes:
- the fign gene encoding fidgetin isoform X1 gives MITSTSIYGLKMQWTPEHTQWAEQHFDISSTTRSPAHKVEAYRGHLQRTYQYAWANDDISALTASNLLKKYAEKYSGILEGPNERALLCSYSDSTTGLVNGRKSENESWQEGIYPMNCAPDVISVSKAGMTAALPPTDVSASIGSSPGVTSSLSEPSYSSSNCGSHTATTLHSGLPSQEYTASYNGSYLHSSYSGQTTPALPSPHPSPLHSAGLLQPPPPPPPPTLVPSYNAGSPNLPNYNYPPTGYPSQTAVGPGYSPGGAPPPSAYLPSGIAAPTPIPPSTLPGYTYQSHNHTPIAPTPLNGSTSNSLKRKAFYMSGHGDMDSSYGNFNYNQQRSSQSPMYRIADSGVSDSNRGNGFDRNAEAPSLAFKPTKQPMSSDQQRKFNIHSGRALTPPSFGSTKSSVGDLRAGEPYSKFGSPIMNEQTEEHRQHLSHSLTGPDIGTATSSIHAAEEQLKNSDSNLVEMVTAEILQQGPPVDWSDIAGLDMAKAAIKEEILWPILRPDMFSGLPTLPRNLLLFGPQGTGRTLLARCMASQLGAAFLRLSASALVTKWLGEGDKIIQASFLVARCRQPAVVFISEVDLLLSAQLSEESPVNRLKAELLMQLDSILTSAEDHVLVVCSTNKPEEIPESLRRYFTKRLLIPLPDGTARHQIISQLLSQHNYCLSDKEMSLLVQRTEGFSGLDVAQLCQEAVVGPLHDIPGTDLSSIHPSQMRPISYQDFDNVFCKFQPSISQKELDMYTEWNKMFGCSQ, from the coding sequence GTCTAAAGATGCAGTGGACCCCAGAGCACACACAATGGGCGGAACAACACTTTGACATCTCATCCACTACCCGCTCACCAGCACACAAAGTAGAGGCCTACCGGGGGCACTTACAGCGAACGTACCAGTATGCGTGGGCAAATGATGACATCTCTGCACTGACTGCCTCCAATCTGCTTAAGAAATATGCAGAGAAGTACTCTGGGATCCTAGAGGGCCCAAATGAAAGAGCCCTTCTGTGTTCCTACTCTGATAGCACCACTGGACTCGTGAATGGACGAAAGTCAGAGAATGAGTCCTGGCAGGAGGGGATTTACCCAATGAACTGTGCTCCAGATGTTATATCTGTGAGCAAAGCTGGAATGACAGCTGCCCTACCCCCTACAGATGTGTCGGCTAGCATAGGCAGCTCCCCAGGGGTGACCAGCAGCTTGTCTGAGCCAAGCTACTCTAGCAGTAACTGTGGGAGCCACACAGCCACTACTCTCCACTCGGGCCTCCCCTCTCAGGAATATACTGCCAGCTACAACGGCTCCTACCTGCATTCTAGCTACAGTGGCCAGACTACCCCAGCCCTCCCCTCCCCACACCCCTCTCCTTTGCACAGTGCCGGGCTCTTACAAccaccaccccctcctcctccccctacCTTGGTGCCGAGCTACAATGCCGGGTCTCCAAACCTTCCCAACTACAATTATCCTCCAACAGGGTATCCTTCTCAGACTGCTGTCGGCCCTGGTTATAGCCCTGGGGGAGCACCCCCTCCTTCTGCTTATCTGCCGTCCGGTATTGCTGCTCCTACACCAATCCCTCCCTCCACACTGCCTGGCTACACCTACCAGTCCCATAATCATACACCAATTGCACCAACACCTTTAAATGGCAGCACATCCAACTCATTAAAACGAAAAGCTTTCTACATGAGTGGACATGGAGATATGGACTCAAGCTATGGTAATTTCAATTACAACCAACAGCGCTCTTCACAGAGTCCCATGTACAGAATAGCAGACAGCGGTGTCTCGGACTCAAACAGGGGCAATGGCTTTGACAGAAATGCTGAGGCTCCGTCTTTAGCGTTTAAGCCAACCAAACAGCCAATGTCTTCTGATCAGCAAAGAAAATTTAACATACACTCTGGCAGAGCACTTACGCCTCCATCCTTTGGATCAACCAAAAGCTCTGTGGGCGATCTCAGAGCTGGCGAGCCCTACAGCAAGTTTGGATCCCCCATCATGAACGAGCAAACTGAAGAGCACAGACAGCACCTCTCTCACTCCCTAACAGGGCCTGATATTGGTACGGCTACCTCGTCCATCCATGCTGCAGAGGAACAACTTAAGAACAGTGATTCCAACCTGGTGGAGATGGTGACAGCAGAAATCCTTCAGCAGGGCCCTCCAGTAGACTGGAGTGATATTGCGGGTCTTGATATGGCCAAAGCAGCCATCAAAGAGGAGATACTATGGCCCATTTTAAGGCCAGATATGTTCAGTGGACTTCCCACATTACCTCGCAACCTCCTTTTATTTGGACCTCAGGGAACTGGTAGAACGCTGTTGGCTCGCTGCATGGCTAGCCAACTGGGGGCTGCCTTCTTGCGACTCAGCGCCTCAGCTCTGGTGACCAAGTGGCTGGGGGAAGGGGACAAGATCATCCAGGCTTCTTTCCTGGTGGCCCGGTGTCGCCAACCAGCAGTGGTGTTCATCAGCGAGGTggacctgctgctgtcagcccAGCTCAGTGAGGAGAGCCCAGTGAATCGCCTCAAGGCTGAACTCCTCATGCAGCTTGACAGTATTTTGACCTCTGCTGAGGACCATGTCCTCGTGGTCTGCTCCACCAATAAGCCTGAAGAGATCCCAGAGTCCCTACGGAGGTACTTTACCAAGCGACTACTCATCCCCTTGCCTGATGGGACAGCACGACACCAGATAATCAGCCAACTGCTCTCACAGCACAACTACTGTCTTAGTGACAAAGAGATGTCACTACTGGTTCAGAGGACAGAGGGCTTTTCAGGGCTGGACGTGGCCCAGCTTTGTCAAGAGGCTGTGGTAGGTCCTCTCCATGACATTCCTGGTACTGACCTATCAAGCATCCACCCTAGTCAGATGAGACCGATCTCCTACCAAGACTTTGACAATGTGTTTTGCAAATTTCAGCCCAGCATATCACAAAAAGAACTTGACATGTATACTGAATGGAATAAAATGTTTGGTTGTAGTCAGTGA
- the fign gene encoding fidgetin isoform X2, translated as MQWTPEHTQWAEQHFDISSTTRSPAHKVEAYRGHLQRTYQYAWANDDISALTASNLLKKYAEKYSGILEGPNERALLCSYSDSTTGLVNGRKSENESWQEGIYPMNCAPDVISVSKAGMTAALPPTDVSASIGSSPGVTSSLSEPSYSSSNCGSHTATTLHSGLPSQEYTASYNGSYLHSSYSGQTTPALPSPHPSPLHSAGLLQPPPPPPPPTLVPSYNAGSPNLPNYNYPPTGYPSQTAVGPGYSPGGAPPPSAYLPSGIAAPTPIPPSTLPGYTYQSHNHTPIAPTPLNGSTSNSLKRKAFYMSGHGDMDSSYGNFNYNQQRSSQSPMYRIADSGVSDSNRGNGFDRNAEAPSLAFKPTKQPMSSDQQRKFNIHSGRALTPPSFGSTKSSVGDLRAGEPYSKFGSPIMNEQTEEHRQHLSHSLTGPDIGTATSSIHAAEEQLKNSDSNLVEMVTAEILQQGPPVDWSDIAGLDMAKAAIKEEILWPILRPDMFSGLPTLPRNLLLFGPQGTGRTLLARCMASQLGAAFLRLSASALVTKWLGEGDKIIQASFLVARCRQPAVVFISEVDLLLSAQLSEESPVNRLKAELLMQLDSILTSAEDHVLVVCSTNKPEEIPESLRRYFTKRLLIPLPDGTARHQIISQLLSQHNYCLSDKEMSLLVQRTEGFSGLDVAQLCQEAVVGPLHDIPGTDLSSIHPSQMRPISYQDFDNVFCKFQPSISQKELDMYTEWNKMFGCSQ; from the coding sequence ATGCAGTGGACCCCAGAGCACACACAATGGGCGGAACAACACTTTGACATCTCATCCACTACCCGCTCACCAGCACACAAAGTAGAGGCCTACCGGGGGCACTTACAGCGAACGTACCAGTATGCGTGGGCAAATGATGACATCTCTGCACTGACTGCCTCCAATCTGCTTAAGAAATATGCAGAGAAGTACTCTGGGATCCTAGAGGGCCCAAATGAAAGAGCCCTTCTGTGTTCCTACTCTGATAGCACCACTGGACTCGTGAATGGACGAAAGTCAGAGAATGAGTCCTGGCAGGAGGGGATTTACCCAATGAACTGTGCTCCAGATGTTATATCTGTGAGCAAAGCTGGAATGACAGCTGCCCTACCCCCTACAGATGTGTCGGCTAGCATAGGCAGCTCCCCAGGGGTGACCAGCAGCTTGTCTGAGCCAAGCTACTCTAGCAGTAACTGTGGGAGCCACACAGCCACTACTCTCCACTCGGGCCTCCCCTCTCAGGAATATACTGCCAGCTACAACGGCTCCTACCTGCATTCTAGCTACAGTGGCCAGACTACCCCAGCCCTCCCCTCCCCACACCCCTCTCCTTTGCACAGTGCCGGGCTCTTACAAccaccaccccctcctcctccccctacCTTGGTGCCGAGCTACAATGCCGGGTCTCCAAACCTTCCCAACTACAATTATCCTCCAACAGGGTATCCTTCTCAGACTGCTGTCGGCCCTGGTTATAGCCCTGGGGGAGCACCCCCTCCTTCTGCTTATCTGCCGTCCGGTATTGCTGCTCCTACACCAATCCCTCCCTCCACACTGCCTGGCTACACCTACCAGTCCCATAATCATACACCAATTGCACCAACACCTTTAAATGGCAGCACATCCAACTCATTAAAACGAAAAGCTTTCTACATGAGTGGACATGGAGATATGGACTCAAGCTATGGTAATTTCAATTACAACCAACAGCGCTCTTCACAGAGTCCCATGTACAGAATAGCAGACAGCGGTGTCTCGGACTCAAACAGGGGCAATGGCTTTGACAGAAATGCTGAGGCTCCGTCTTTAGCGTTTAAGCCAACCAAACAGCCAATGTCTTCTGATCAGCAAAGAAAATTTAACATACACTCTGGCAGAGCACTTACGCCTCCATCCTTTGGATCAACCAAAAGCTCTGTGGGCGATCTCAGAGCTGGCGAGCCCTACAGCAAGTTTGGATCCCCCATCATGAACGAGCAAACTGAAGAGCACAGACAGCACCTCTCTCACTCCCTAACAGGGCCTGATATTGGTACGGCTACCTCGTCCATCCATGCTGCAGAGGAACAACTTAAGAACAGTGATTCCAACCTGGTGGAGATGGTGACAGCAGAAATCCTTCAGCAGGGCCCTCCAGTAGACTGGAGTGATATTGCGGGTCTTGATATGGCCAAAGCAGCCATCAAAGAGGAGATACTATGGCCCATTTTAAGGCCAGATATGTTCAGTGGACTTCCCACATTACCTCGCAACCTCCTTTTATTTGGACCTCAGGGAACTGGTAGAACGCTGTTGGCTCGCTGCATGGCTAGCCAACTGGGGGCTGCCTTCTTGCGACTCAGCGCCTCAGCTCTGGTGACCAAGTGGCTGGGGGAAGGGGACAAGATCATCCAGGCTTCTTTCCTGGTGGCCCGGTGTCGCCAACCAGCAGTGGTGTTCATCAGCGAGGTggacctgctgctgtcagcccAGCTCAGTGAGGAGAGCCCAGTGAATCGCCTCAAGGCTGAACTCCTCATGCAGCTTGACAGTATTTTGACCTCTGCTGAGGACCATGTCCTCGTGGTCTGCTCCACCAATAAGCCTGAAGAGATCCCAGAGTCCCTACGGAGGTACTTTACCAAGCGACTACTCATCCCCTTGCCTGATGGGACAGCACGACACCAGATAATCAGCCAACTGCTCTCACAGCACAACTACTGTCTTAGTGACAAAGAGATGTCACTACTGGTTCAGAGGACAGAGGGCTTTTCAGGGCTGGACGTGGCCCAGCTTTGTCAAGAGGCTGTGGTAGGTCCTCTCCATGACATTCCTGGTACTGACCTATCAAGCATCCACCCTAGTCAGATGAGACCGATCTCCTACCAAGACTTTGACAATGTGTTTTGCAAATTTCAGCCCAGCATATCACAAAAAGAACTTGACATGTATACTGAATGGAATAAAATGTTTGGTTGTAGTCAGTGA